In the genome of Paenibacillus pabuli, the window ATGACATTGCGGAACTTGACGCTCATCCAGCATTCCAGGAACGCATACTTATCTTCGAAATGAGCATAGAAGGTGGAACGATTAACCGTCGCGCGGGCTGTAATGTCCTGGACCGAGATAGAGTAGATATTTTTCTTCTGCTCGAGCAGGTCCATAAAAGATTGCAGCAGAAGCTGACGTGTCCGCTTCACACGGGGATCGCTCAGATTGACTGGCATAAATAACATCGCTCCTTCTGGCGTTATAAACCGACATATCGGCTTCCGTGTCGGCTAACCAACGCAATCGGCTGATTGCTGGTTGTTCGGTTACCGCAATCCCCTTAAAATTTTTATATACAGTGTAGCATATCCGAGATTGTCGGTTATACAACACTGTCTAATAAAAAGATAGAGAAGGATGATTAGTATGATTATCGTGACGGGAGCAAGTGGAAAACTCGGACAGATAACGGTAGAGAAGCTGCTGGAACGAATGCCTGCCGAACAACTCGGTGTCAGCGTTCGCGATCCGCAGAAAATGCAGTTTTTACAAGAAAAGGGCGTTCGCATACGCCAGGGTGATTACAATGACACCGACAGTCTCGCATACGCCTTCGAAGGCGCATCACAAGTGCTGGTTGTCTCCTCGGATGGTGGCTTCGGTGAAGCTAACGTTCAGCTTCATCGCAATGCGATTGACGCGGCCAAGAAGGCTGGCGCGAACCGAATTCTCTATACGAGCCACATGGGCTCTTCTAAGTCGTCGTACTTCGCGCCGATGAAGGATCACGCAGCCACCGAGGAGGCGCTTCAAGCCTCAGGCGTCCCTTTCGTATCACTGCGCAACGGCTTCTACACAGCCTCAGCGTTGATGTTCCTCGGCGACGCCCTCTCAACCGGTGAGCTGATCGCTCCGGAGGACGGGCCAGTGTCCTGGACTGCACATCTAGATCTCGCCGAAGCTGCAGCCATTGCCTTAAGCGATCAGCGCTTCAACGGCTTGTCTCCCGGCCTCACCGCGACCGAAGCCGTTGACCTCGCCGGTGTCGCCGCCATCGCCTCGGAATTGACCGGCCGCCCTATTCGGCGCTTGTTCGTATCCGACGACACATATCGCGATACGCTCATTTCATACGGTACCCCCGAAGCGCAGGCCAATATGCTGCTCGGTATCTTCCGCGCCAGCCGGGAAGGCGAATTCGCGCGTGTCGATCCGACGCTTGCCAAACTGCTCGGCCGCCCGACACTTTCCGTGCGCGACATCTTAAAGGCGTCGATCGACGCTGCGAAGTGATCCTGGACAGCCTCCGACACCTACAGCCCCAACCGCCGCGAGGCAGTTGGGGCTATTTTTACGCTCGCATCATAGTGCAAGCTAGTACTTATTTTAGCACGGATGATTCTGAAGCTCTTTGATAACGACTGCTTCTATATACCATCAGATGAACAATTAGATTCAAAATTTCGCCCTACTTGTGGTACGGTTCACCTCACATGACCTTAAACTAACCTGCCCGCTAACTTAATAAAAAATGATGACATCGAGGTCAAATTATTCTTGCTTCCTTTATCGTGCAGCCGGTAGGCGTTCCCAGCTCATGCAGAAAAACCGTCAATGCCGTTGACAGTTTTTCTAACAATTGTGCATTCAGTTCGGGAAATTGCCCAGA includes:
- a CDS encoding SDR family oxidoreductase produces the protein MIIVTGASGKLGQITVEKLLERMPAEQLGVSVRDPQKMQFLQEKGVRIRQGDYNDTDSLAYAFEGASQVLVVSSDGGFGEANVQLHRNAIDAAKKAGANRILYTSHMGSSKSSYFAPMKDHAATEEALQASGVPFVSLRNGFYTASALMFLGDALSTGELIAPEDGPVSWTAHLDLAEAAAIALSDQRFNGLSPGLTATEAVDLAGVAAIASELTGRPIRRLFVSDDTYRDTLISYGTPEAQANMLLGIFRASREGEFARVDPTLAKLLGRPTLSVRDILKASIDAAK